A window of Leclercia adecarboxylata contains these coding sequences:
- a CDS encoding formate hydrogenlyase complex iron-sulfur subunit, whose amino-acid sequence MFTFIKKAIKTGTVTESYPLQPIAVDKNLRGKPEHDPQQCIGCAACVNACPSNALTVETDLQFGQLTWQFNLGRCIFCGRCEEVCPTTAIKLSQEYELAVWSKADFLQQSRFDICHCRVCKRPYAVQKEIDYAIALLRHNGDQRAESHRESFETCPDCKRLQGLTPADKIQLTREMEEATR is encoded by the coding sequence ATGTTTACCTTTATCAAAAAAGCGATCAAAACCGGCACGGTCACGGAGTCGTATCCCCTTCAGCCCATTGCGGTGGATAAAAATCTGCGCGGCAAGCCGGAGCACGACCCGCAGCAGTGTATCGGCTGCGCGGCCTGCGTGAACGCCTGCCCGTCCAACGCCCTGACGGTGGAGACGGATCTGCAGTTCGGCCAGCTGACCTGGCAGTTCAACCTCGGGCGCTGCATCTTCTGCGGCCGCTGCGAAGAGGTGTGCCCGACCACCGCCATTAAGCTCTCTCAGGAGTACGAGCTGGCGGTGTGGAGCAAAGCGGATTTCCTGCAGCAGTCGCGCTTTGACATCTGCCACTGCCGGGTGTGCAAGCGCCCGTACGCGGTACAGAAAGAAATTGATTACGCGATTGCCCTGCTGCGCCACAACGGCGACCAGCGCGCCGAATCGCATCGCGAGAGTTTTGAAACCTGCCCGGACTGCAAGCGCCTGCAGGGGCTAACCCCGGCGGACAAAATCCAGCTGACCCGGGAAATGGAGGAAGCGACACGATGA
- the hypD gene encoding hydrogenase formation protein HypD, which yields MRFVDEYRDPQKVMQLIAALKARAGLLSYTAARPLRIMEVCGGHTHAIFKFGLDQLLPDNIEFIHGPGCPVCVLPMGRIDTCIEIASHPEVIFCTFGDAMRVPGQHGSLLDARMRGADVRIIYSPADALKLARQNPDRKVVFFGLGFETTMPATALTLRQAKALNVQNFFFFCQHITLIPVLKSLLAQPENGIDAFLAPGHVSMVIGTHAYDFIAADHQRPLAVAGFEPVDLLQGVLMLVEQKIAGVSQVENQYRRIVPEAGNAVAQAAIAEVFGVEGDSEWRGLGVIALSGVHLTEGYRRFDAERHFRPRAQAVCDDPDARCGEVLTGRCKPAQCPLFGGKCTPQSAFGALMVSSEGACSAWYQYRSQECES from the coding sequence ATGCGCTTTGTTGATGAATACCGCGACCCGCAGAAGGTGATGCAGCTGATCGCGGCCCTCAAGGCCCGGGCCGGACTGCTGAGCTACACCGCCGCGCGTCCGCTGCGCATTATGGAGGTGTGCGGCGGGCACACCCACGCCATCTTTAAGTTCGGGCTGGACCAGCTCCTGCCCGACAACATCGAGTTTATTCACGGCCCCGGCTGTCCGGTGTGCGTCCTGCCGATGGGGCGGATCGACACCTGCATCGAAATCGCCAGCCACCCGGAGGTGATCTTCTGCACCTTCGGTGACGCGATGCGGGTGCCGGGGCAACACGGTTCGCTGCTGGATGCCCGGATGCGCGGGGCGGACGTGCGGATCATCTACTCCCCCGCCGACGCCCTGAAGCTGGCCCGGCAGAACCCGGATCGCAAAGTGGTCTTCTTCGGGCTGGGGTTTGAAACCACCATGCCCGCCACCGCCCTGACCCTGCGCCAGGCAAAAGCGCTTAACGTGCAGAACTTCTTCTTTTTCTGCCAGCACATCACGCTGATCCCGGTGCTGAAAAGCCTGCTGGCGCAGCCGGAAAACGGCATCGACGCTTTCCTGGCCCCCGGCCACGTCAGCATGGTGATTGGCACCCACGCCTACGATTTTATCGCCGCCGATCACCAGCGCCCGCTGGCGGTGGCCGGTTTTGAGCCGGTAGATTTGTTGCAGGGCGTGCTGATGCTGGTGGAGCAGAAGATCGCCGGCGTCAGCCAGGTGGAGAATCAGTACCGCCGTATCGTGCCGGAAGCGGGCAACGCCGTGGCCCAGGCCGCCATCGCCGAGGTGTTTGGCGTGGAAGGCGACAGCGAATGGCGCGGGCTGGGGGTGATCGCCCTCTCCGGGGTGCATCTTACCGAAGGGTATCGCCGGTTTGACGCCGAGCGTCACTTCCGCCCCCGGGCGCAGGCGGTGTGCGACGACCCCGACGCGCGCTGCGGCGAGGTGTTGACCGGACGCTGCAAACCGGCCCAGTGCCCGCTGTTTGGCGGGAAATGTACACCGCAAAGCGCCTTTGGCGCGCTGATGGTCTCATCGGAAGGGGCGTGCAGCGCCTGGTATCAGTACCGTTCTCAGGAGTGTGAAAGTTGA
- a CDS encoding 4Fe-4S dicluster domain-containing protein — MNRFVIADPSLCIGCHTCEAACSENHRLHGLQSQPRLKVVRNSKDSAPQLCHHCEDAPCAQVCPVNAITRADGAIQLNESLCVSCKLCGIACPFGAIEFAGSRPLAIPANSNTSKAPMAPPAPARVSPFLDWVPGVRAIAVKCDLCHFDPDGPACVRTCPTKSLRLVNNQDIARASKRKRELTINTNLGDLSLFQSQQGER, encoded by the coding sequence GTGAATCGTTTTGTAATTGCTGATCCCTCGCTCTGTATCGGCTGCCACACCTGTGAGGCGGCCTGTTCAGAAAACCATCGCCTGCATGGCCTGCAAAGCCAGCCGCGGCTGAAAGTGGTGCGTAACAGTAAAGACTCCGCGCCGCAGCTGTGTCATCACTGCGAAGACGCCCCCTGCGCCCAGGTCTGCCCGGTTAACGCCATCACCCGCGCCGACGGCGCTATCCAGCTGAATGAAAGCCTGTGCGTCAGCTGCAAGCTGTGCGGCATCGCCTGTCCGTTTGGCGCCATCGAGTTTGCCGGCAGTCGCCCGCTTGCGATCCCCGCCAACAGCAACACCAGCAAAGCGCCGATGGCCCCCCCGGCCCCGGCCCGCGTCAGCCCGTTCCTCGACTGGGTGCCGGGCGTGCGCGCTATCGCGGTGAAGTGCGACCTGTGCCACTTCGATCCGGACGGCCCGGCGTGCGTGCGCACCTGCCCGACCAAATCCCTGCGTCTGGTGAATAACCAGGACATCGCCCGCGCCAGCAAGCGCAAACGCGAGCTGACGATCAATACCAATCTGGGCGATCTGTCGTTGTTCCAGTCGCAACAAGGAGAGCGCTGA
- a CDS encoding NADH-quinone oxidoreductase subunit C, with translation MSEEKVGQHYLAALHQAFPGVVLDEAWQTKDQITVTVKINYLPEVVEFLYYQQGGWLSVLFGNDERQLCGSYAVYYVLSMEQGTRCWLTVRVEVDADKPEFPSVTPRVPAAVWGEREVRDMYGLIPVGLPDERRLVLPDDWPDELYPLRKDSMDYRQRPAPTTDKETYAFINELGDKKNNVVPIGPLHVTSDEPGHFRLFVDGENIIDADYRLFYVHRGMEKLAETRMGYNEVTFLSDRVCGICGFAHSTAYTTSVENAMGIVVPERAQMIRAILLEVERLHSHLLNLGLACHFVGFDSGFMQFFRVRETSMKMAEILTGARKTYGLNLIGGIRRDLLKEDMIATRLLAQQMRREVQDLVDILMSTPNIEQRTVGIGRLDPQIARDFSNVGPMVRASGHARDTRADHPFVGYGLLPMEVHSGQGCDVISRLKVRINEVFTALNMIDFGLDNLPGGALMVEGFTYIPNRFALGFSEAPRGDDIHWSMTGDNQKLWRWRCRAATYANWPTLRYMLRGNTVSDAPLIIGSLDPCYSCTDRMTVVDVRKKKSQVVPYKELERYSIERKNSPLK, from the coding sequence ATGTCTGAAGAAAAAGTTGGTCAACACTATCTCGCCGCCCTGCATCAGGCCTTTCCTGGCGTGGTGCTGGATGAAGCCTGGCAGACCAAAGACCAGATCACCGTCACGGTGAAAATTAACTACCTGCCGGAAGTGGTGGAGTTTTTGTATTACCAGCAGGGCGGCTGGCTGTCGGTGCTGTTTGGTAACGACGAACGCCAGCTCTGCGGCAGCTACGCCGTCTACTACGTGCTGTCGATGGAGCAGGGAACCCGCTGCTGGCTCACCGTACGCGTGGAGGTGGACGCCGATAAGCCGGAGTTCCCGTCCGTCACCCCGCGCGTGCCTGCTGCCGTCTGGGGCGAGCGCGAAGTGCGCGACATGTACGGCCTGATCCCGGTCGGGCTGCCGGACGAGCGCCGCCTGGTGCTGCCGGACGACTGGCCGGACGAACTCTATCCGCTGCGTAAAGACAGCATGGATTACCGTCAGCGCCCGGCCCCGACCACCGACAAAGAGACCTACGCGTTCATCAACGAGCTCGGGGACAAGAAAAATAACGTGGTGCCCATTGGCCCGCTGCACGTCACCTCTGATGAACCGGGCCACTTCCGCCTGTTCGTCGACGGCGAGAACATCATCGACGCCGACTACCGCCTGTTCTACGTCCATCGCGGCATGGAGAAGCTGGCCGAAACCCGGATGGGCTACAACGAAGTAACCTTCCTCTCCGACCGCGTCTGCGGCATCTGCGGCTTCGCCCACAGCACCGCCTACACCACCTCGGTGGAGAACGCGATGGGGATTGTGGTGCCGGAGCGCGCCCAGATGATCCGCGCCATCCTGCTGGAGGTGGAGCGCCTGCACTCGCACCTGCTCAACCTCGGCCTGGCCTGCCACTTTGTCGGGTTTGACTCCGGCTTTATGCAGTTCTTCCGCGTGCGCGAAACCTCCATGAAGATGGCGGAGATCCTCACCGGGGCGCGTAAAACCTACGGCCTGAACCTGATCGGCGGCATCCGCCGCGACCTGCTGAAAGAGGACATGATCGCCACCCGCCTGCTGGCCCAGCAGATGCGCCGCGAGGTGCAGGATCTGGTGGATATTCTGATGAGCACCCCGAATATCGAACAGCGCACCGTCGGCATCGGCCGCCTCGACCCGCAGATCGCCCGGGACTTCAGCAACGTCGGCCCGATGGTGCGCGCCAGCGGCCACGCCCGCGACACCCGCGCCGATCACCCGTTTGTCGGTTACGGCCTGCTGCCGATGGAAGTCCACAGCGGGCAGGGCTGCGACGTGATTTCCCGCCTGAAGGTGCGCATCAACGAGGTCTTCACCGCCCTGAACATGATCGACTTCGGCCTGGATAACCTGCCGGGCGGCGCGCTGATGGTGGAGGGCTTCACCTACATCCCGAACCGCTTTGCGCTGGGCTTCAGCGAGGCGCCGCGCGGGGATGATATCCACTGGAGCATGACCGGCGACAACCAGAAGCTCTGGCGCTGGCGCTGCCGGGCGGCCACCTACGCCAACTGGCCGACCCTGCGCTACATGCTGCGCGGCAACACCGTCTCCGACGCGCCGCTGATTATCGGCAGCCTCGACCCGTGCTACTCCTGCACCGACCGCATGACGGTGGTGGACGTGCGCAAGAAGAAAAGCCAGGTGGTTCCGTACAAGGAGCTGGAGCGCTACAGCATTGAACGCAAGAACTCGCCGCTGAAATAA
- a CDS encoding formate hydrogenlyase maturation HycH family protein, giving the protein MSETVVFSQLSRKFIDQNDDTPADAQQVIYYGLAIGHHLGVIDCLEAALTCPWDAYLDWIATLEAGSEARRKMEGVPRYGELVIDSNHIVMLASAFDAAIARQTAQQQAWSEALLVMLHAIHQENAIYLMVRRQRD; this is encoded by the coding sequence ATGAGTGAGACGGTGGTATTTAGCCAGCTCAGCCGCAAGTTCATTGACCAGAATGACGACACTCCCGCCGATGCCCAGCAGGTGATCTACTACGGGCTGGCCATCGGCCACCATCTGGGGGTGATCGACTGCCTGGAGGCGGCGCTCACCTGCCCGTGGGACGCCTATCTGGACTGGATCGCCACTCTGGAAGCGGGGAGCGAGGCGCGGCGCAAAATGGAGGGCGTGCCGCGCTACGGGGAGCTCGTCATCGACAGTAATCATATCGTGATGCTGGCCAGCGCCTTCGATGCCGCAATCGCGCGCCAGACGGCACAGCAGCAGGCGTGGAGCGAGGCTTTACTCGTGATGCTCCACGCCATTCACCAGGAAAACGCCATCTACCTGATGGTGAGGAGGCAACGTGACTGA
- a CDS encoding respiratory chain complex I subunit 1 family protein: protein MTLIYALIQALVLFALAPLLAGITRVARARMHTRRGPDIFQEYRDLIKLLGRQSVAPAAAGWVFRLMPFVMVGVMFAIASALPVITLASPLPALGDLITLIYLFAIARFFFAIAGLDTGSPFTGIGASREAMLGVLVEPILLLGLWVAAQVAGTTHISAVTQTIYHWPAAHSVTLVLALCACAFATFIEMGKLPFDLAEAEQELQEGPLSEYSGAGFALLKWGISLKQLVVLQMFVGVFIPWGQMTQFSIGGLLLAVVIAVVKLVAGVLVIALFENSMARLRFNATSRITWTGFGLAFLAFVSLLAA from the coding sequence ATGACTTTGATATACGCCCTGATTCAGGCGCTGGTGCTGTTTGCCCTCGCGCCGCTGCTGGCTGGCATCACCCGCGTGGCCCGCGCCCGAATGCACACCCGTCGCGGGCCGGATATTTTCCAGGAGTACCGGGATCTCATCAAGCTGCTGGGCCGCCAGAGCGTGGCGCCTGCCGCCGCGGGCTGGGTGTTCCGCCTGATGCCCTTCGTGATGGTGGGGGTGATGTTTGCCATCGCCTCGGCGCTGCCGGTGATTACGCTGGCCTCGCCGCTGCCTGCTCTCGGGGATCTGATAACGCTTATCTACCTCTTCGCCATCGCGCGCTTCTTCTTTGCCATCGCCGGGCTGGATACCGGCAGCCCGTTCACCGGGATCGGCGCCAGCCGCGAAGCGATGCTCGGCGTGCTGGTGGAGCCGATCCTGCTGCTCGGCCTGTGGGTTGCCGCCCAGGTGGCGGGCACCACCCACATCAGCGCGGTAACGCAGACCATTTACCACTGGCCCGCAGCGCACAGCGTGACGCTGGTACTTGCTCTGTGCGCCTGCGCGTTCGCCACCTTTATCGAGATGGGCAAGCTGCCGTTTGACCTCGCCGAAGCGGAGCAGGAATTGCAGGAGGGGCCGCTGTCGGAGTACAGCGGGGCGGGCTTTGCCCTGCTCAAGTGGGGCATCAGCCTGAAACAGCTGGTGGTGCTGCAGATGTTCGTCGGGGTGTTTATCCCCTGGGGGCAGATGACGCAGTTCTCCATCGGCGGCCTGCTGCTGGCGGTGGTCATCGCCGTGGTCAAGCTGGTGGCGGGCGTGCTGGTGATCGCCCTGTTTGAAAACAGCATGGCGCGCCTGCGCTTTAACGCCACCTCACGGATTACCTGGACCGGTTTCGGTCTGGCATTTTTAGCTTTCGTCTCCTTGCTGGCGGCGTGA
- the hypA gene encoding hydrogenase maturation nickel metallochaperone HypA yields the protein MHEITLCQQALELIEKQAHQHQAKRVTGVWLRVGAFSCVESSALQFCFELVCRETVAEGCALHLDEQQAECWCQDCNAYVELVTHRVRLCPQCGGANLNIVADDGLHIMRLEIEQE from the coding sequence ATGCACGAAATCACCCTCTGCCAGCAGGCGCTGGAATTGATCGAAAAACAGGCCCATCAGCATCAGGCGAAACGCGTGACGGGGGTCTGGCTGCGCGTCGGGGCGTTCTCCTGCGTGGAGAGCAGCGCCCTGCAGTTTTGTTTTGAGCTGGTATGCCGGGAGACGGTTGCCGAAGGCTGCGCCCTGCATCTCGACGAGCAGCAGGCGGAATGCTGGTGTCAGGACTGCAACGCGTACGTCGAGCTGGTGACCCACCGCGTACGCCTCTGCCCGCAGTGCGGCGGGGCAAACCTGAATATCGTCGCCGACGACGGGCTGCATATCATGCGTCTGGAAATTGAACAGGAGTAA
- the hycC gene encoding formate hydrogenlyase subunit 3 has product MTVFSLINQALEWYVVSAVLALVFSASRTLSGAITGFGGAIASAMAVMAGAISLLAAPQLAVQQGEMAWLHIGMQMSGIRAVWLIAIGLPAFLISLYTVAWLRHPQAKSNGLLTNLLMATAVAAIMVDNLGWLVVMAEIMALCGAFLTGCARSGKLWFVLGRLGTLLLAFACWQAWRYYGTLDFAAMGAMASAQAPGASVWLPGLAGFGLLAGVIPLHGWAPQAHANASAPAAALFSTVVMKVGLYGMLTVALSGALPPLWLGVLLLVMGMITAFVGGLYALMEHNIQRLLAYHTLENIGIILLGLGAGVTGIALRSPLLMALGFTGGLYHLVNHGLFKTTLFLGAGAVRYRTGHRDIEKLGGIGKKMPLISLSMLVGLMAMAALPPLNGFAGEWVIYQSFFNLGGHEAFIARLLGPLLATGLAITGALAVMCMAKVYGVTFLGAPRTPEAENARCAPAMMTFSTLLAALCCVAGGVAAPWFLPMISRLFPVNGGAVNTVSQPMITLLLLAGLLLPFIVLVLFKGNRLPNRSRGFAWVCGYDHEQSMVITAHGFAMPVKESFAPVLKLRKWLNPVRFIPGWQCDCTAVLVHRIALIELAVLVVVVISRGA; this is encoded by the coding sequence ATGACTGTCTTTTCGTTAATTAACCAGGCGCTGGAGTGGTATGTGGTTAGCGCCGTGCTGGCGCTGGTGTTCAGCGCCAGCCGCACCCTCAGCGGCGCCATCACCGGCTTTGGCGGGGCGATTGCCAGCGCCATGGCGGTGATGGCGGGGGCGATTTCGCTACTGGCCGCGCCGCAGCTTGCGGTGCAGCAGGGGGAGATGGCCTGGCTGCACATCGGCATGCAGATGAGCGGCATCCGTGCGGTCTGGCTTATCGCCATCGGCCTGCCGGCGTTTCTCATCAGCCTCTATACCGTCGCCTGGCTCCGCCATCCGCAGGCTAAAAGCAACGGCCTGCTGACCAACCTGCTGATGGCCACCGCCGTGGCGGCGATCATGGTCGATAACCTCGGCTGGCTGGTGGTGATGGCGGAGATCATGGCCCTGTGCGGCGCGTTTCTTACCGGCTGCGCCAGGTCCGGCAAGCTGTGGTTTGTGCTGGGGCGTCTGGGCACGCTGCTGCTGGCCTTCGCCTGCTGGCAGGCGTGGCGCTACTACGGCACCCTGGATTTCGCGGCGATGGGGGCGATGGCCTCTGCGCAGGCGCCGGGGGCCAGCGTCTGGCTGCCGGGGCTGGCGGGCTTTGGCCTGCTGGCGGGGGTGATTCCGCTGCACGGCTGGGCACCTCAGGCGCACGCTAACGCCAGCGCCCCGGCTGCGGCGCTCTTCTCCACGGTGGTGATGAAGGTGGGCCTCTACGGCATGCTGACCGTCGCCCTCAGCGGGGCGCTGCCGCCGCTGTGGCTCGGGGTGCTGCTGCTGGTGATGGGCATGATCACCGCCTTTGTCGGTGGCCTGTACGCCCTGATGGAGCACAACATCCAGCGCCTGCTGGCGTACCACACCCTGGAGAACATCGGCATCATCCTGCTCGGCCTGGGCGCGGGCGTCACCGGCATTGCGCTGCGCAGCCCGCTGCTGATGGCGCTGGGCTTTACCGGCGGGCTCTACCACCTGGTGAACCACGGCCTGTTTAAAACCACGCTGTTCCTCGGCGCGGGGGCGGTGAGGTATCGCACCGGCCATCGCGATATCGAGAAGCTGGGCGGCATCGGCAAAAAAATGCCGCTGATCTCGCTCTCGATGCTGGTCGGGCTGATGGCGATGGCGGCGCTGCCGCCGCTGAACGGCTTTGCCGGGGAGTGGGTGATCTACCAGTCCTTCTTTAACCTCGGCGGCCACGAGGCCTTTATCGCCCGCCTGCTGGGGCCGTTGCTGGCGACGGGCCTGGCGATCACCGGCGCGCTGGCGGTGATGTGTATGGCGAAAGTCTACGGCGTCACCTTCCTCGGCGCACCGCGCACCCCGGAGGCTGAAAACGCCCGCTGCGCCCCCGCGATGATGACCTTCAGCACCCTGCTGGCGGCGCTCTGCTGCGTGGCGGGGGGCGTGGCTGCGCCCTGGTTCCTGCCAATGATCAGCCGCCTGTTCCCGGTGAACGGCGGGGCGGTGAACACCGTCTCCCAGCCGATGATCACCCTCCTGCTGCTGGCGGGGCTGCTGCTGCCCTTTATCGTGCTGGTGCTGTTCAAAGGCAACCGCCTGCCGAACCGCTCCCGGGGCTTCGCCTGGGTGTGCGGGTACGATCACGAGCAGTCGATGGTGATCACCGCCCACGGTTTTGCCATGCCGGTTAAGGAGTCCTTCGCCCCGGTGCTGAAGCTGCGCAAATGGCTCAACCCGGTTCGCTTTATCCCCGGCTGGCAGTGCGACTGCACCGCCGTGCTGGTCCACCGTATCGCCCTGATTGAGCTGGCGGTGCTGGTGGTGGTTGTCATCTCCCGAGGAGCCTGA
- a CDS encoding HypC/HybG/HupF family hydrogenase formation chaperone yields the protein MCIGVPGKISAIHDGMLASVEVCGVLRDVDLTLVGDCDENGRSRLGQWVLVHVGFAMSVIDEAEALDTLAALQNMFEVEPDVGSLLFGEERR from the coding sequence ATGTGCATAGGGGTTCCAGGAAAAATCAGCGCCATTCATGATGGGATGCTGGCCAGCGTCGAGGTCTGCGGCGTGCTGCGCGACGTGGATCTGACCCTCGTTGGCGATTGCGACGAAAACGGCCGCAGCCGCCTCGGGCAGTGGGTGCTGGTCCACGTTGGCTTTGCCATGAGCGTGATTGACGAGGCGGAGGCGCTGGACACCCTCGCCGCCCTGCAAAACATGTTTGAGGTGGAGCCGGACGTCGGGTCGCTGCTGTTTGGCGAGGAGCGTCGCTGA
- the hypB gene encoding hydrogenase nickel incorporation protein HypB, giving the protein MCTTCGCDRGNLCIEGDEHNPHSAFRSAPFAPATRPALRITRVDARAFAPAEPLAGQLDYGHGEAGTHAPGLSQRKMVEIEMDVLGKNNGIARRNRTLFSARRQLALNLVSSPGSGKTTLLTETLKRLQQRVPCAVIEGDQQTVNDAERIRATGTPAIQVNTGKGCHLDAQMIGDAMTRLPLADGGIMFIENVGNLVCPASFDLGERHKVAVLSVTEGEDKPLKYPHMFAAASVMLLNKVDLLPYLNFDVEKCLAAAREVNPDIEILLVSATRGDGMDAWLAWLEAQRCA; this is encoded by the coding sequence ATGTGTACCACCTGCGGTTGCGATCGGGGCAACCTCTGTATTGAAGGCGACGAGCATAACCCTCACTCTGCTTTTCGCAGCGCGCCCTTTGCGCCAGCCACGCGCCCGGCGCTGCGCATCACCCGCGTCGACGCCCGGGCTTTTGCCCCGGCAGAGCCGCTGGCAGGCCAGCTGGATTACGGCCACGGCGAAGCGGGGACCCACGCCCCCGGCCTCAGCCAGCGCAAAATGGTTGAAATCGAGATGGATGTGCTGGGCAAAAATAATGGTATTGCCCGGCGCAACCGCACCCTGTTCAGCGCCCGCAGGCAGCTGGCGCTGAATCTGGTCTCCAGCCCCGGCTCCGGTAAAACCACCCTGCTGACCGAGACCCTAAAGCGCCTGCAGCAGCGCGTGCCCTGCGCGGTGATCGAAGGCGATCAGCAGACCGTCAACGACGCCGAGCGGATCCGCGCCACCGGCACCCCGGCCATCCAGGTGAACACCGGCAAGGGCTGTCACCTCGACGCGCAGATGATCGGGGATGCGATGACGCGCCTGCCGCTGGCGGATGGCGGGATCATGTTTATTGAGAACGTCGGCAATTTGGTCTGCCCGGCCAGCTTCGATCTCGGCGAGCGCCATAAGGTGGCGGTGCTTTCCGTCACCGAGGGGGAGGACAAACCGCTCAAGTACCCGCATATGTTCGCCGCCGCGTCCGTCATGCTGCTCAACAAGGTGGACCTGCTGCCCTACCTGAACTTTGACGTGGAAAAATGCCTCGCCGCCGCCCGGGAAGTGAACCCGGACATTGAGATTCTGTTAGTCTCCGCCACCCGGGGCGACGGGATGGACGCCTGGCTTGCCTGGCTGGAGGCGCAACGATGTGCATAG
- a CDS encoding transcriptional regulator (regulates several genes involved in the formate hydrogenlyase system; seems to prevent binding of FhlA transcriptional activator to the activator sequence of hyc operon), which yields MTLSELSEKANIIAGQQRVLRSHWNHYGNSLIQAITLSKASLHLTVGCNTDSGLGFWLFDHFLIRVTPEQAFNGHIFNYTVEVRDNPESVLIGRARLSDDGMLDEEINIDQREAVLNHFLNKISGVYAALYQATQRGESLTLAVLAQHHAAV from the coding sequence ATGACACTTTCCGAACTCAGTGAGAAAGCCAATATCATCGCCGGACAGCAGCGGGTACTTCGTTCCCACTGGAACCACTACGGCAATTCGTTGATTCAGGCCATCACCCTCTCTAAAGCCAGCCTGCACCTTACCGTGGGCTGCAACACCGACAGCGGGCTTGGCTTCTGGCTGTTCGACCACTTCCTTATCCGCGTCACGCCCGAGCAGGCGTTCAACGGCCATATCTTCAATTACACCGTCGAAGTGCGCGACAACCCCGAGAGCGTGCTGATTGGCCGCGCCCGTCTGAGCGACGACGGCATGCTGGACGAGGAGATCAACATCGACCAGCGCGAGGCGGTGCTGAACCATTTCCTGAATAAAATCAGCGGGGTTTACGCCGCGCTTTACCAGGCAACGCAACGCGGCGAATCCCTGACCCTCGCCGTACTCGCGCAGCACCATGCTGCGGTCTGA
- a CDS encoding NADH-quinone oxidoreductase subunit B family protein translates to MSELLGPRNEQGMPVPVTVDESIASMKASLLKKIKRSAYVYRVDCGGCNGCEIEIFATLSPIFDTERFGIKVVPSPRHADILLFTGAVTRAMRSPALRAWESAPDPKICISYGACGNSGGIFHDLYCVWGGTDKIVPVDVYIPGCPPSPAATLYGFAMALGLLEQKIHAREPGALDNQPAELLHPEMVQPLRVRIDRAARRLAGYRYGRQIADDFMRHLIEGDESVARWLAHENDPRLNEIVANLIEVVGQERV, encoded by the coding sequence ATGAGCGAACTGTTAGGGCCACGTAACGAGCAGGGGATGCCGGTCCCGGTGACGGTGGACGAGTCCATCGCCAGCATGAAGGCCTCGCTGCTGAAAAAAATCAAACGCTCCGCCTACGTCTACCGCGTGGACTGCGGCGGCTGCAACGGCTGCGAGATCGAGATCTTCGCCACCCTGTCGCCGATCTTCGACACCGAGCGCTTCGGCATCAAGGTGGTGCCATCCCCGCGCCACGCCGACATTCTGCTGTTCACCGGGGCGGTGACCCGCGCCATGCGCTCCCCGGCGCTGCGGGCGTGGGAGTCGGCCCCCGATCCGAAGATCTGCATCTCCTACGGGGCCTGCGGCAACTCCGGCGGCATCTTCCACGACCTGTACTGTGTCTGGGGCGGCACCGACAAAATCGTCCCGGTGGACGTCTACATCCCCGGCTGCCCGCCGTCGCCAGCCGCGACTCTGTACGGCTTTGCCATGGCGCTGGGGCTGCTGGAGCAAAAAATCCACGCCCGGGAGCCGGGGGCGCTGGACAACCAGCCCGCCGAACTCCTGCATCCGGAGATGGTGCAGCCGCTGCGGGTGCGCATCGACCGCGCCGCGCGCCGCCTGGCGGGCTACCGCTATGGCCGCCAGATCGCCGACGACTTTATGCGTCATCTGATCGAGGGCGACGAGAGCGTGGCCCGCTGGCTGGCGCACGAGAACGATCCGCGCCTGAACGAGATCGTCGCCAACCTCATTGAGGTGGTCGGGCAGGAGCGTGTGTGA